The following are encoded together in the Bradyrhizobium genosp. L genome:
- a CDS encoding 2Fe-2S iron-sulfur cluster-binding protein, protein MAFTASALRHGKLVAAAAIAFGLMTSASHAYTDEQQQMCTGDAMRLCSSEIPDVDRVTACMVRQRALLSDGCKAVFHYVPPATTAQPASYAPATKPGKPLSITPHKRG, encoded by the coding sequence ATGGCTTTCACTGCATCCGCACTTCGCCACGGCAAGCTCGTCGCCGCCGCCGCGATCGCGTTCGGCCTCATGACCTCGGCGTCCCATGCCTACACCGACGAGCAGCAGCAGATGTGCACCGGCGATGCGATGCGGCTGTGCAGCTCGGAAATTCCCGACGTCGATCGGGTGACGGCCTGCATGGTTCGCCAGCGCGCGCTGCTCAGCGACGGCTGCAAGGCGGTGTTCCACTACGTGCCACCGGCGACCACCGCTCAGCCGGCGAGCTATGCGCCCGCGACCAAGCCGGGCAAGCCGCTCAGCATCACCCCGCACAAGCGCGGCTGA